TGCTCTTCCGTGTAAAATGGCCATAGGTCCAAAGCATTCTCCAACGATTGTAATTTGCAACACCTTTAAAGTTCCTATGACCACCAATTTGGAATATTTGCTGTAGCTTCATTCACCATTTTTACGAGAGTCACCTGTAAAAGGTTTACAAGTTGATGTTAGAGAAAACCGCCACAAACAAGAATGCAACTCAACAAAATCACATTATCTAGTGAGGGAGGTGAAAACATACCACACTTTCTGGAACACCAGGTGGTGGCAATGTCAGATTCTTTGGGGGAGCAACTTTATCATAAGATCTTTTATCaaatctccattctccaatcttTCCATAGGTCAGCTCACCCTAAATATTTAACATCATACATTGAGTAACAACTCTACGCAATAAAAGAGATATGTATATGTACTGCTCCGTGAGtggtaattaaattaaatataagttttccttttcatcttttcaatttcttcaatgaacatcataataaaaatgTGTAGGAGCTCAATCCACAGCACAGTACCTTCATTGTATAGTCACAGCCATAAGTGTAGTGAATTATGTATGTCTTGCCAATTTCTTTGTCCCATGGAGGCTGATCGCATAATAAACAAACAAGTGTTAGTAAATTTGAAGATGGAGAGTGTTTGTGAAGAATTCAGTTTATACAGACAAGATAAGTATGCGTTTTAgtgtaatgttagaaaatgaaaagCAACGAAGCATAGTCCAGAAACCTTCGAATTgcaataacaagaaaaaaaagtctaGGTTGACAATGGAAAAATGAATACAGCATTATTCTCGTACTATTCAATGTGTCTTCTATTTACATACATTAACAAGGAAGTATGCAAAATAtagtacacttttttttataaaaaaatcgacattttagaattttattttttctttatttaaatatatgatttagGCTGCACTTAAACAAACTTCAATAAGCCCAGTTTGGAATAGCTTGTAAGAaccttttaattataaaaccttAGTGTTAAGACTTTTCCAAGAAAAATACCAAACTCCTAAGTTTATAGTGCTTATGAAGAAGTTGGATAAGTGAGCTCCTAAAACAGTTAGaatgcataaattgattttatcgtGTGCAAgaagtttgatttattttattttatttcctgcttattaaattttttatccagACTAACTTCTACCATTGGTCATTTAAATGGGGCTACACGGGACTAATGTGTTTTACTTGAGGTCTAGTCAGTAGTGTATGATACCAATTCTTATATATTGTTCTAAGCTTATTCACTATTACATATTAACATAAAGTCCTTGTATAATTTACTTATTAATACTGGTCggcagaaaaaaataaaaataaaagagagaaccTTATTGAACCTGAATCATGAAGTCCTTGTGTAATATGTTACGAACACCATGAAGAGCAGATGCAACAGCATAAGCATACCTAAACCAATGacacaaaagaaaaacataaaaaaagtcaAGTTGTGAGGTTAAGAAAGGATATTATTATGGATAAGAGAAAGAAagcaaataaaattacatttcaagCACCCATCCAAAAGCTTTATCAGTTTCAGGATCCTTCTTCATTGCCAGAGAAACATTCATCCAAGTGGGAGCAATTTTCTTGAGGAATTCCTAACATTTTTtccacaaaatttaaaaaagtggCCCAAAATCAAGAGTATTCATTATTATCAAAGAAAACTTATTTTGACCGATACCTTCCCAACAATAACAGGTGAATTCCCAATTGGATCAATATTGGATATTGGTCCCTTCTCCTTAGGAAAGTACTTCCTTAGCACTGTTTCATACTTCTTAGGCTCAATGTAAAAGAAAGGGAACGCAGCTCCTAGCCCATCTCTGGCTAAGTTGGGTATAGGTTTGACAATTATATGGTCTGGCTCTGACATCAATATGTAACTGATATACAGAActaacaaaagtcaaaaccaaAATCCCaagagagaaggagaaagatagAAAAATGGATTCCAGCTTTGAATATAGAGATTAAGTTTAAACAGGTCATACTCTTCTTTAATATCTGCTTGTTGAAGCCACTGCACAAATGCCCATGGTCTGTTAAGGACTATGTAACCCTGTTATAGGGTAGAGATGACTTAGAATTCATAAGAATAAGGAATAAACCAGTGATTTTGATCACTGAAAATGTGCCTTACTTACAATTTACAAACGAGAAATTGACTTAAATTAATACGATTTTAGTCCTTCAATTATTCAAACCCATTTATGGTAGGAACTAGTCTTCATATCTAAATCTGGAACAAATATGCATACATTTCCAATAGCCATTTTTCCTCCTTTAGAAATCTTATAATTTGGATTCAAGGCCTCAACCTTCAAAGTTAGTTCATGGGTGAGGATTCTCCCTCACTTATGTATACTATTTGGTTGTCAATGCGAGATCTCTAACACATTTCCTTCATGCTGAGGATAGAACATCTCGAGTGTGAAGGATGGCCCATTAACCAGTGCTCCTATAGACCCAACAACTACCACTAGGATACATACAAAGATGTCCCCCCATATATACACTATTTTGTCTATATGACTGGTTAATAAGATCTCTAACAAAGAATAAGTGAAATCATTCAGAAATTGAAGCATCCGTATAAacatttcctttctttctttattcttttgttcTGAATAATCACAGCCATAGTGGTAGAAAAACATAACCCAACACAACCAAAGCCAACAAATAACCAATAATCAAAACACCACTTGAAGTTACCAAAAAGTCAACCTACGACCATTCATAGTTGTTGGATACAAGTTTAAAACTTTTTCACACTGTTAGACCATTCCAACTAAATCCACACAATTTTTTCCTCCAAGAATAAGTGCATTCACACAAATCACCCAGAAACTCAAGCCccaatataaaaatttcaattttttcatataacTTTTTGCATAATCACATCCACAGTTGTGAATTTCTAGCCTAAAACCTTTTCACACTGTCAGACCATTCCAACTAAAATCACTCAGAAACTCAACCCCCcacataaaaattcatttttttaatatacctTTTTGCATAATCACATCCACAGTGGTGAATTTACAACCTAAAACTTTTTCACACTATTCGACCATTCCAACTAAAATTCAcacgatttttttttctccaagaacaaGTGCATTCACACAAATCACCCAGAAACTCAACCccccacataaaaaaaaaaaatcatttttttaaaaaccttttGCATAATCACAACACACAACCAAACCcacaaaaacacaattttgcAAGAACCAATTAAGAGGAATTCAAACTCAATTGAGAACCCCAAACCAAAACCAAACCTGATCCATTCCAGCAGGCAAAGGCTGAGCAACAAAAGTGGGGATCTCATCCATGAACTGGTCCGGCTTCCCGGAGTGCAGGATCCTAGTGAACCCCCCCATCCCAGATTCATCTCCTCCTTCATCCCTTACCTTCTTGAACCAATAGTACATCACCCTGCACTGCCACGTGTTGTAGACCGAGTCAGAAGCAGTGACAGCAGTGTGGAACAACAACCTCTTCTTCGATTCCTCCGAGGATGATGATTTTCTGTGCAGTGGCATCTTGATGAGAGGATCCACCTTGATGGAAGGGCGTGAGGGCCCCGGGAAGTCCTGCTTGAGAGGGGCATTGGCTGAGATTATGATATTGTATGTTATGAGTGCCACTGAGAAAGTTATCAGAATTGTGAAGAATAAATTGCCACACCCCATTTTTGGTTTTCTGATGCCACTTTGGTGGAAGAAGCAGAAAGAGTTGGAGAAATAGAGAAGAATCTTTGTTTATTAATGAAagtgaaagagaaagagaaagagattgGAGAGTAAATATAATAGAGGCGGCTTTTAGTCTTACTTCCTTCTGTTCTGTCACCTGTGTCAAGTTGTTAAAAACTTGATTGAAATGAAACTCCAAACAAAAAGTcttctcctattttttttctttttttattattcataatattaCGAAATAAATGCTACtgctttataaatttttttagactaTGCTGTTGTTGGGAAGTGGATATATGGTCAGCCATCGCCATTGAAGGAAAGATCACTTTCAACGTTGGTTTTCActtgcattaattaattatgtatatattttttagaatattgtttttgaaataattgttgtcatagacaataaatttatcaacataattatttgtgattgaatttgtttactttgataataataataataattatgttaaaatttatattaaatataatttttatactttcattcaattaaattattttaagataattattttaaaagtcaataaatatatgatatataatgatttgtgattagatgactatgtaaaaaatttatattatcattgtataactcttttataaaaaaaattatattgattgtatatatttgttaaactattttatatgtttttgataaaattatgaaaattatagtaattaattataattatttttaatttttcttcaagaAAATACACGttttaatttatcctttatAAATTTcagacttttaaaatatttgtgtaacatgaaaaatatttatacttattaacatattagtattttttttaagagcttgttttaagaaaagataaagcattaataaaagagaatttaatttaatttttccaaagtagagttgatatttttttattcgtttttaatatatatatatatatttatcgcCTATTTaggaaaatagaagagaaaaaaacttACGGTAACGTAACGGCAACTATTAGTAACTTTTACGGAAAAATAGAATAACTATTTTAGGTACATCTTTAACCtcaatattatcatttaatacgTAACTTTTATTACGTGACTTTACTATCatttaatatcattattatcatccATATTTTTCTGAGTTCCGTTGATTTAGATATATTGCCACGTACTTaacgaaaaaaagaaagatacatTCCCACGTAtacttcaaaagaaaaattaacaattagtttgttgaaacttaaaataaataattttaaaataagtatttaataagtaaatatgattttcttcttaaaataaataaaaatttattttttcaagcgaaaacaatttagacaaacactaaaatgttataaaactacctattttattaaaattaatattttttttaacaaataagtttaTCCAAACTAGTCCTAAACATATTTATGTAGTCATAATTAATAAGTTTTCTTGTATTATATaactattttcatatttaaataaaaattaaaagaaaatatcggatatttttattattggtaataaatattttattttataacataagaataaattaaaaatataagacttttaaaattgtgaaacaacttatgaaaattgaaatagtTTAAACTATGTTTGATTTGACAGACAAATTAAATCTCAGATGATAGAAAAGTAGTGGTTAAATTTGGTCGAAATGAATaataagagaataaaattttaagtggTAGACTCAAagcttaaaattttcattttttcggTTGTAGTGATATAGttttttaagacaaaaaaatattagggagaaaattgattttaaaatgattttttttttaatttttagataaaaaaatgattttcttaaacacaaaaatatcatttctactttatttctcttaaatcaaacaacaaaatatatcatttcctttttattttatttctattttttcaaattatttatttctattttcatctattttatttttcatctctaAACCAAATACATCCTAAAGagtaataagaaaagagaattgATATGTGATGCTTGAAAACTTTTTGCTCTAGGTTTCAAATCAaggaaaacacattttttatctCTACCATCAAAGTTGCCCCTATTCTAAACCaaaatgaacaaataaaaaaggcaACCAAACACTCTAAAGAGGTAAAATCAGGTAATTTCCCAAAAAGAACCTGAAAAAAGAAACTTGTCATGTAGCTCCTTAACTGGTACCCTATATATTAAGTATACTGCATGACTAATTGAGTAGCTACATAgaaattttggaaggaaggattGAAGCATCAAAGCATGAGAAACATTCAATATGTGCTTATCTTTTCGCTCCATTCTCCCATTTTGTTGGAGACTCTACAATATGCATAAGGAGTTCAGGTCCATTATCGCTTCAAATTACTTTATCTAATGCACCAAATTGGTTTTCCACCAAAGTGACTAAATTATGGATCTTAGATTAGTTTCatacttcctttttcaccattATCACCCATGTAAACCTACTATGGTCAATAAATACTTATGCCTGTGTTGTGTACGGAATGGGTGGAATGTGGCACACAGATATCAATTATACCCTGCCTGTTGTTACTAATAGTATAAGGAATTCTCTTTTGTCTTTTCAAATGACAAATATCATGAACatcatctttatttattttgattgaaaGAAAATCTTTATATAGAATATTCAACTTGTCGTGTGATACATGCCTAAATTAACCTGAGGGGCATCCTTTgaaactttattaaaaatagaaacaaacatTACCAACGGTACAACAATCTTGAAAAGAAGCTTACAAGTAGTAAAGTCTCTTCCTTAACTTACTCGATCCAGTCTTCCTCAATTAACCAAAGGTAAATTGAGGCAAGTGAATAACATCCAAGAGCACAAGATCCTTCGTAATTTTAACTTAAACAACATACTCAGCCCTGGCAACACTACCAATTgacattctaacaaaaaaagaattaacCCTTTTATAGGATTAAAACCAAATTAATGAAGCACATATGTGATCTGTTGCATCTGAATCAAAGATTAATTTATCACTATTATGTCCCCTAGCACAAGATAATGTAAATTTTGTACATTTAGTAGAAACTAATGGCTAAAATTCCTTGGAACAAACTCCATTAACTACTAACATGTTTGGGGCAATGGTGAGGTGAGATAAAATCAATTATGAAATCAAGGTGAATGTGAagcaatatataattgttttggaAAAATCATAGTGACACCGTGATTTTGAGGTAATCAACATGTCTTTGATCAGAGGGTTATTCTTGATTTTcccaaattcttaatttttgtaGCAAGTCGAGAAGTTCTTTACACTCTAATAGAGGAAACATATAATCCTAACTTAAATGCTACATAATAGAGGAAACATATAATCTTAGCTTAAATAAGGAAACATATAATCCTAGCTTAAATTATTTGACAGCACAATATTGTTTTcctttccttatttttcttccatatatattatatttatgagaTTGATTCCATATTTCCTTCCTAGGTTCTAGGTCATTCTATTCCCAttgtacaaattataaataatgtaatcATTGCTATTATTGAGTAATGGAATTTCATATGAATTCTCTTTGCCTCATTCCCTTTTCTGTTATGGTATCAAGAGCCTTCTAAGCTTCTAGTCGCCATCTCACTATGGCTACCTCTGGCTCATCTGGTGAGGATGATTCtactccaccaccaccaccttccTTCAATGATCTTAGTCAAAACCCAGCCAGCCCTTTCTATATCCATCCCAATGAGAATCCCACATCTGTTATTGTTACTCCTCCACTTACTGCCAATAATTTCCAATCTTGGTCCCATTCATTTCGAATGGCTCTTATCTCCAAGCACAAAATGGGTTTTCTCAATGGATCTATTCCAATTCCTCAGCCCACAGACTCGATTTATTCTTCGTGGGAGTGATGCAATACGCTTCTCATATCATGGCTGCTTAACTCGCTTTCTCCCTCCATTGCTCAAAGTGTTATTTTCTTTGAGCATGCTATTGATATTTGGAATGACCTCCGTGAACGCTTCTCTCAAGGTGATTTGCTTCGAGTCGCCGAATTGCAGGAGGAAATCTATGCTCTTAAACAAGCCTCTCTCTTTGTAACTGATTACTACTCTACGCTTAAGTCTTTGTGGGAGGAACTAGATAACTATCGCCCTTTGCCTCCTTGTTCTTGCTCTGCAAAGACTTACCACCAACatgattttatcatttgtttccTTAAAGGCCTTGATGAGCGTTTTGCCATGGTGCGTTCTCAAATCCTCTTGCTCGATCCTCTTCCTTCTGCCAATCAAGTATTTTCCATGATCATCCAACATGAACAACAACATTCCAACCCAGCTTCTTCAGCTCTGGACACAAACCCATTCGTTAATGCTGTTTTTGGCAAAGGCCGAGGCAACCCACAACAAGGGGGGGACCAAATCAACACGTAAATGTGACTTTTGTGGCCGCCTCAGTCACACCATTGATTCTTGCTTACAGAAATCGAACACCACGCCGCCAAAATGTAGCCACTGCGACAAACTTGGTCACACTAGTGATGTTTGCTACTCTAAGTTTGGGTACCCTCCTGGACATCCGAAATATCCAGGTCACCCACGTCTCTCTAACAACAAATATACCTCCGGTGGCGGCACAACCTCTTCAGGTGGAGGT
This region of Glycine soja cultivar W05 chromosome 17, ASM419377v2, whole genome shotgun sequence genomic DNA includes:
- the LOC114391797 gene encoding hydroxyproline O-arabinosyltransferase 1-like, encoding MGCGNLFFTILITFSVALITYNIIISANAPLKQDFPGPSRPSIKVDPLIKMPLHRKSSSSEESKKRLLFHTAVTASDSVYNTWQCRVMYYWFKKVRDEGGDESGMGGFTRILHSGKPDQFMDEIPTFVAQPLPAGMDQGYIVLNRPWAFVQWLQQADIKEDYILMSEPDHIIVKPIPNLARDGLGAAFPFFYIEPKKYETVLRKYFPKEKGPISNIDPIGNSPVIVGKEFLKKIAPTWMNVSLAMKKDPETDKAFGWVLEMYAYAVASALHGVRNILHKDFMIQPPWDKEIGKTYIIHYTYGCDYTMKGELTYGKIGEWRFDKRSYDKVAPPKNLTLPPPGVPESVVTLVKMVNEATANIPNWWS